Proteins found in one Brachyhypopomus gauderio isolate BG-103 unplaced genomic scaffold, BGAUD_0.2 sc73, whole genome shotgun sequence genomic segment:
- the LOC143491253 gene encoding E3 ubiquitin-protein ligase TRIM35-like, translating to MAAINPLSEEEFSCPVCCDIFRDPVILSCSHSVCKTCLQQFWETKGSQECPVCRRRSSRDDPPCNLALKNLCESFLASRSQRSSAGSEVLCSLHNEKRKLFCLEDLQPVCVVCQISKAHKTHDCLPVEEAVCHFKNKFKTTLESLQQHLKVLEEDKQVCEKTAAHIKYQAEHTERQIKEEFEKIHQFLRDEEAARIAALKEEEEQKSHMMWRKIMKMSGEIASLSDQIKYTEKEMEAENISFILNVSSTLKFVDHTPKEHEMVSGALINVAKHLSNLKFRVWERMQKILQYYPVTLDPNTAHPNLHLSDDLTTVECRSQQLLLPDNPERFDECACVLGSEGFKSGTHCWDVDVGDSHSWALGVIRESECRKGESIWDSVWSLGYNPGTYWIRCPGQTDHYFTPTEELQRVRVQLDWDRGKVTFTDFLTSSHLCTITHTFTHTVFPLFYNYNYFDNESSSPMRILPAKISVTVEQQS from the exons atggctgctataaaccctctgtcagaagaagagttttcatgtcctgtgtgctgtgacatcttcagggatcctgttatactgtcatgtagccacagtgtgtgtaaaacctgtctgcagcagttctgggaaaccaagggatctcaagaatgtccagtttgtaggaGAAGATCTTCAAGAGACGATCCTCCCTGTAATCTTGCACTAAAGAACCTGTGTGAGTCTTTTCTAGCGAGCAGGAGTCAGAGAtcttcagcagggtctgaggtgctctgcagtctgcacaatgagaaacgcaaactcttctgtctggaggacctacagcctgtgtgtgtggtgtgtcagatttcaaaggCACATAAAACTCATGACTGCCTTCCagtagaggaagctgtgtgtcactttaag AACAAATTCAAGACCACACTGGAGTCTCTACAACAGCATCTGAAGGTCTTGGAGGAAGATAAACAAGtctgtgagaaaacagcagcacacattaag tatcaggccgagcacacagagaggcagataaaggaggagtttgagaagatccaccagtttctaagagatgaagaagcagcaagaatagctgcattgaaggaggaagaggagcagaagagccACATGATGTGGAGGAAGATTATGaagatgagtggagaaatagcatctctttcagatcaaatcaaatacacagagaaggagatggaagctgagaacatatcGTTCAtacta AATGTGTCGTCCACATTGAAATT TGTTGATCACACCCCAAAGGAACATGAGATGGTGTCAGGAGCTCTGATCAATGtagcaaaacatctttccaacctgaagttcagagtctgggagagaatgcagaagattctccagtact accctgttactctggaccccaacactgcacatccaaacctccacctgtctgatgatctcactactgtagaatGCAGATCACAGCAATTactgcttcctgataatccagagagatttgatgagtgtgcgtgtgtcctgggctctgagggctttaagtcagggacacactgctgggatgttgatgttggagacagtcATTCATGGGCactgggtgtaattagagaGTCTGAATGTAGAAAGGGAGAGAGTATCTGGGATTCAGTGTGGAGTCTGGGCTACAATCCGGGCACTTACTGGATACGCTGCCCAGGACAGACAGATCACTACTTCACACCTACAGAGGAActgcagagggtcagagttcagctggactgggacagggggaaagtgacattcactgattttctaaccagttcacacctgtgcactataacacacacttttactcacACTGTTTTCCCTTTATTCTATAATTACAATTACTTCGATAATGAAAGTTCCTCCCCTATGAGGATTTTACCAGCAAAGATATCAGTAACAGTGGAACAGCAAAgttag